Sequence from the Fragaria vesca subsp. vesca linkage group LG4, FraVesHawaii_1.0, whole genome shotgun sequence genome:
CTCAATTCAGAATTTTCTTGTTTGAGTGTTCAAGTACATGTTGAGGATCATACTAAGGGTGAGTATGCTGACGACTCTAACTGGCAGATGGTAGAGTATATTTCTGACAAACCAAACTCTGACGGATGTGGGCTAAAAATGAGGTTCTACAGTTTTCTAATAGCAGCATTTTGGTGGCTGGGTCAGACCTACAGAGAACAGCTTTGTGTATTCACTGCGACACATGCTCTTTCTATTCACAAGAAGTTGCTCCTCACGGGCTGTTCTTATCCCCAGACTTTTGATCACACCTGCAGCTTCAGTGTCCGTTGCAAGGCATGAGGGCATGCCTTCTTTAAGGGGGGAGGATTGTTAGGATCACTTCTGTAACCTAGCCCATCCTACAAGTCCAGTAACAGGCCCAATCTCTTATCACTGTCGTTACCGACACGTGGCTGTCTTCACAAGTTGTAACCTGCAGTTCCATTCTGGTATAAGTTGGCTGTTGTATTCCCATTTTGGGTTTTGAATGAAATATGAATCTTTTTACCTAGTTTATTTCCTTATTTCCTTCAATCTCTATTAGTTAGTTTGTTCATCTGGGTTTGCTGTTATCTTCCTTAGACCTACAAACATGAGTTAGGCTTAGTGTAGCATAAGTCAAGTTAAAGCAGTTCGGGATTCTTGTAGAAATTAAGCTCAGCTAAGAGAATCATGTGTAACAAATACGCTCAACCTTGTCACCTCACAAACACCACTTGATCCCTGATGCACAGATGCAAATGAGTAACACGGGCAACACATCGAAAGCCATTTCTATGTTCAAAAATCTCTACTCTCTCAAAGGCTTATGTATATATCATATGGATCTGGATTTGTTGAAAATTGAAATTATGGCAATGAGAAAACTTCACTTTGCCTGTTTTGTTTTAGAAAACAAATCACCAATCTAGGAAATTTTGGTGAAGAAGAAATCCCGTCCCCCCAACCCGGTCTGCTGCATTCCCAATTTCAGCAAAAGCACCTTTACGCCCCTTTTTTGTTTACACCCCTCTTTGCCAAAAAAAGAAAAAAGAAAAAAAAAGAAAGGTGGATAACATGCAATTAAGTTCCACCAATATTTTTACATAGGTTTCAAGATTCGTGTTGTAAATCTCAACCCATGAGTCATTAAACATCTTACCACATAGTACTATATACTACTGTTACAAGAATGAACACAACTTGAACTTCTATTAAAAAAAAAAAAACAAGAATGAACACAACCATACATATAAACTTCAGTTTCATCCAGCTATATATCCTTGTGCAGGGCTTTTAGTCAAGTAATCAGTTCATCATGAGCTAGGCTCATCAGTACTACTGAAACCAGAAGTACCAAAATCTTTTAAGGAAATCAAGCTCCCAGTATAGCTCTTGATGTTTACAAGCAACTCATTCTCAAGTGGGCATATCGCAGTATTGACGGAATCACTTCTAAGATCCAAAAACAATCTAGTCATATTCTCAGACTTTAAACAGAAAATGTAATGATCATTGAAAAATATGCCATGCTCCCATTCACCACAAGTCCCATAGTTCAACTCATGCTCAGGACGCATGTCGACATTTATGCTGTATTCTCTGGCCCATTCTTTTTTTGCATAATTTTTCATCACCCATATCTCAACCTTCATACCTCCTTCTGCTAATGGAAACGTCTCCACAATGGCCATGGATCCTCTTAAAGTAAGCAAGTGCGAGGTGGAGTTCATGTTCGACCTTTGCAATGTGGGAGGGGTAGGAGTCCAGTGAAACTCTTCTGTTTTGAAGTCGAAAGAAATTATATGTCCTTTTATTACACCTCCTGTCATTCTTCTAATCAGCCAATGCATATCTCCGTGTGCACAAACAGCATACAAGCGAGGTAAACCAGAGGGAGGAAGGGATGGTATTTCTCTCCAGGAGTTGGTGCCCAATACTAGAATATGCACTAACCTGCCGCGAATATCACGATAGTTTTCCTTATTGGCAAACCTAGAAACACGAACAATTTTGTAGGTGTTGGTTATATCATCAAATCCCATACCATACCAAAAGTACACTTCACAATTCAGACCATATTTTGTAAGTTGTCGGATGTTATCAGTTGGGAGAGTTAGAACTTGTTTAAGAAGAGGATTGATCAACAAGCAATGTCCATCTTCCCAGTCCATGCAAAACAAGTTGTAGAAAACAAAATTTATCATGTAGTTTGCCGGGGAAGGGCTTGATGTCGAATATGTGAATTCGCCTTTTGTCAGGGCGGTGCCGCCATCATATCTCAGTGATTGCAAAGTCGCAAATATAGTAATCTCTTCTCCATCGGAAGGAGGATGAGTTTGAGCAAGGCACATAAGTTGAGGTACTCGATGAACAACATGGTTGTTGCCTGCAATGAGTAAAAGTGTGTGTTGCCTGATGAAAGAGAGGCTGTCAATTGTGTTTAACAAGGTCTTGCACACACGTCTGATGTGACGCAGTGATTCTACCGGCAGCCTCAAAAGGATGTCCACCAACATATCCATAGGTAGATCCATCAGTTGCCTCCGAATTTCGTTGCACCTCACCATCTCCAAATATACTTTTTTTTCTAGGTCGACCAGTCGTCAAAAGAGCTAAATAGTACGTACTCTTTTAGAAAGGCCAGGAGATCCAAACTACGTTTATTTTGGTTGTTGTATGCCCTTCGTCCTCTTTTATAGCAAGTGCATGCTGTCTCATCCGTTTCTCATCAGAAAACTGAATGGGAAAACCAAATCCTCAAAGGGAATGAACTGAGAAATCCTATAGAATCCTGTTAGGAGTATATATTGGGTATTCAGAATACCGTATATCAGCTGATATCCAAGTCCATGTGAAACTGTACTTTGTAACCAACTCGTTAATAATGTAGTCCTCTGTCTTGTCGGAAAGAACAATGTTTCTCTAGTCTTGTTGGAAAGATCAATATAGTCCTCTCGTTAACCACCAATTTCTTCAGTCTTAACATGCATATAATTGTATCATAATAAACTAATTGTATCATAATAAACAATTTTTTTACTTTTATTTTGATTCAAGAACTAATCCATTAGGGGCCGGACAACCAATTGGGCATTGCAGACCTTCCCAGGAATAGCTCTGCCTAATATATATATATATATATATATATATATATATATATATATATTGATGTATTGATGTAGAACGAGAACGAGCCAAATTTAGACAGAAAAAAATAAAGTAACAAATAATCAAAAAGAATGATTTGAAGATTAGTAATTCTCGTATCATGAGGTTGCTAGCTGCTGGAATATTCCAGAAGATGTTGTTTTGGACTTTTTGGGTTTGCCGTGCAAAATCTGTCAAATCTGATTTGGAGTTACTTTTGCCAGAACATCCGTTTGGGACGCATGATACCTTTTCGAAATGGGAACGACGAGATCTACAAGACTCACTTAAGTGAGCCCTTTTCAGATTTAAGCCAAAAGATATCGTCTTAACTGTCCGATCTGCGATTTAGTATTTTTAGGGTATTATTTTCTTTTTAGGATTCTTTTATTTAGGGTTATTTGTTTCCTTTTTAATTTGGATTCTTAGGTTTCAATGTTAGATTATGATTGTAATTCTTAGTATGGATGTATATATAAGCTCCATCATGCTTTGTATTAGGGCAATCTTTTCATCTTAATAAAACTTTTGAGTTTTCTCAAATTCCTGGTGGATTCCAGAAACTTCTCGTGGATTCAAGAAACCATAGTCTTGTGGATTCAAGGCTAACATTGGTGGATTCCAACGTTATCTCCATTGGTTTCGACGTTTGACGGAGCCACCTACTATCGTGTTCACGCTTCCCGCATCATTTGGTATCAGAGCGGGCGTAGTAGACAAAGAAGAAGAAGAAGAAGAAGCTAGCATGGAACGTTGGGTATTCACATCGCCAGATTACGATGACTTTCGAACAACATGTTTCATCAAAGGCAAGGTATATATGGTCGGTAATAATTGACAACAACCTGCAAGAGAATTTTGTAGCAAGTAAGGTTGTTGATTACCTTCAATTACCCACAGTGAAGTTGAGCGATCCATATTGG
This genomic interval carries:
- the LOC101291523 gene encoding F-box protein CPR30-like; amino-acid sequence: MVRCNEIRRQLMDLPMDMLVDILLRLPVESLRHIRRVCKTLLNTIDSLSFIRQHTLLLIAGNNHVVHRVPQLMCLAQTHPPSDGEEITIFATLQSLRYDGGTALTKGEFTYSTSSPSPANYMINFVFYNLFCMDWEDGHCLLINPLLKQVLTLPTDNIRQLTKYGLNCEVYFWYGMGFDDITNTYKIVRVSRFANKENYRDIRGRLVHILVLGTNSWREIPSLPPSGLPRLYAVCAHGDMHWLIRRMTGGVIKGHIISFDFKTEEFHWTPTPPTLQRSNMNSTSHLLTLRGSMAIVETFPLAEGGMKVEIWVMKNYAKKEWAREYSINVDMRPEHELNYGTCGEWEHGIFFNDHYIFCLKSENMTRLFLDLRSDSVNTAICPLENELLVNIKSYTGSLISLKDFGTSGFSSTDEPSS